The DNA region GTTAAAATGAGGAGGAATGCCGAAATTGGCACTTATAaggacatgggtaatgggcctaacccggttgggttcggattgggcctagcccactgacctttctgccttaaaacgtccatatctccttattccgacgtcACGTGGgaacccatgacctatggttggaaagctaattcaattatctacaacttctatttcttggtatttttccaaattccaaacttataataccggtttttcccctagaagtcagatcacccgaaaacgttttcttaaaaatattcgtttggaggacttgcaCTTTGATTTgacccaagggtccttcttgagttgtgtttaacttcacatatgtgattcatatgacttttcagatgtcccaaaaaaatctcgatgtgtgggccccacctcagcaaataatctgacgttcaaaatacgggatataacacatatcaaaccatatggaatacttATGGGAGTCAAAGACGATGGTCATCCTcgtggctctaggaatagaattttctttagagacatacatatacgttatttgttcattacAGAGATCATGccgaaggaaagaaaggtaagccttacatactttgcccgctttctacgcaaaTCCGAATTTAGGTCTTTGGCtccacaagatctacaacaacattaatgcgcaCCAACATTAGGTATAAACACTTAGGATTTGGATTCCAACCAACacctttttctacaaaaatttcgacagcatttcccctgtaaatgctaccatccccgagaattcaactcggctatatcatcaacaacaaatctgagaatttaactcggccaaaatatcaacaacaataccaacgattgttccaataataccaacaatcaatttaagagatattctaacattagtaaccttcttcttcacataattcatcaacactcaattcaactacatacattttCAAGTCAATTCcaatgctcacatattcattgcttattcaagatcattcaaacacaattcaagaacatttcaaacaatctacaaaatattcaaataaTCTCACCCACACCATATTCAACCCGAAATCTCCATAagtgcaacaaaactacaacgtcacattttcttcttccaaattcatccataacaacaacaattccacttTAGCAACTCCGCTTCCATAATTACATGAAACTATaataaattcacataattttcctacaacaacttacaactaattttcatgcaaatcttgaaccattatgctttcacatcacaaggccacaacaacataattaacacactaaataaaatttattcaccttcctctaccaatcaacactacacggccaacacacacacatccacaacacacaaatttcatactttccattcatttccacatactacaacatacatgtaAGTCTtccaaagcataaaaaggaataGAATTCTCACCTTTGCTAAaatcttccacttgccacaaaaatgattttcatgccaaaataattataccacgttgaagagggtcttgagcttagtaagaatacaagaaaattacaattttttgaTCAAAGTTGGAagccctcaatttttttttttttaaatggccgaatggccttcttgctcttcttctttctctttttttttttttttttttttgtgctcttAGTCTTTTGAAGGTTCTAAAATGAAGACAATTAGGGACCCTCCATCTATTTATTTTATTGAATTAATTGgctcatgggcttgggcccatggccggccaccccatgaaTTTTGGgcctttttgttgttgtttttttttttcatttattttgagcccaattagatataagtctcattttgtaattcccgaaactaattttcaaaactttccattttgcccttgaccttcctccatagtttcacatcaacatttttcatgagcaacatatatatattaattaaagtcaaaatatgaccttatttctcacaagtcacaattatttcaaatttttccgaatatgcaaaatttcgggatataacagttgtcgtgacatttctagttatgataagtatttaagacttgataacttattcttaattaattttccgcttatttaacttgttattagtaatgtggttcgcctactcggaggaatagtgtaggtgccaccacgactcgcgaattgggtcgtgacacatgcattactatctaatCCTTCATTTCTTTCGAATTCATGATTGCAGTCTTTAGAAATATTTGCTTGCTAAATTACCATCTTGAATTGATTCTAAATCTAAtctttctaatcctatttcattaattagtTCTTCTGCTTCTGAAtctgttttaatttttttcttcagtgtctacattTACTATGGAAGATATACTTTCACTATCAGACATGCATTCGTCTACATTTATCAAAGTTTCTTGAAAATCGTCAATTAACTGTGAATTTCtggtcttattatttattctttttggacatgtatttgctagaTATTCTATACTTCCACAAGTAAAACATTCTAGTCTATTTTTATAATTTCTCTCGGTCCTATATTTTCTTACATGTCTATTTCtatctaaataaggttttctggCTGCTgactttctaagataatatttctttctattatattgaggattaTTTCTATTACATTGAGTTGTATactttctatgctttttctttttatgattATCTTTGTCATAACTCTGAGTAGGGTATACCACGCTTTTAcaaaaattcatttcattttgttttaattgtttttgtatttgtatatgagtacatttttcttgtagtgtatcCATTATATGTAATCTTCTATGTCCTATTGACCATTTTAGACTAGGGTTTTGTATTACTCTGTTTCTCTTATTCCATCTgtttctatttctcttcctaaggctcttggtaatttattaaataattttttacctaactCTTGATCAAaagcatttccactaatagtacaataacaaaaataatcattcaatttttttaaatatgaaaccaactacttatacttaattgttctaattttattaaaGCATTTCTTTGCAatactaataatccactatttgggtcTTCTCCTGTAATTAGAGTATGTATCTTGTTAGTAAAATTATATGAATTTGCTCTCATGAATACAAAGAGTTGGAATTCTATTGGGAAATTTTCTTTGTATGCTTCCCATAATGCTTTTgttgattctcctaaaaatgtctctaaatatttatacattaatCGAACTTGCGCTTGGAAACGTGAAGGAACTAACGTCCAagttgttgctttttttttttttttatttcaatgaAGATATTAAACAACTCTAACTGGGCTTTTAATCTTTTTGTTGATTACCCAACTACTCAGTAATCAGTTAATTAAGCTTGTTTGCCTCGGATTTAGCACAAGATATAATGCATATTACCCCATAACAAAATCTTGTATATGTGTCGCGTGTGTACAGAAAATATTATACAAAATAATGTAGCAGACTGGAGAGAAAATCACCATCGTGCAAATCTTTATGgatgtacattatcttttgactTTTGTGTTACATAACTGACTTGTTTGATAAAGATTATACTTTTACACAACAGTAATGATATGCCATTGTCTTCTTAAAAAAATAGTAAAATTAATGTTCATAACTTCGTGATCCTTGAATTAATTAAGAACCTCGTAGTTGTAAACCTCAATCTTGACTATCACTCAAATAATTCAGTGACAATAATTTCTATGATACTAAGGCATAATTGAAGATAATAAACACTTATTTATTATATATTTACTACTATTAAATTGTAATTAATCTTTTAtaatttaattaaaataattgtatCTCTAAAGGTTGCCCTCTCAGTCTTTTATACTAACCATTTGAATTACATGTTTCATTCTCTTCCGATGTGGGACATTTGTTTTGCCAAAATTTGTGACGGAAAGATTCGTCACAATTTTGTCACTAATTGGTGCAACAGAATACTCTGTTACAAAATCAAACTATTTTAATTAAAACTTGTTTTGTAAAAAAAATTGGGAAAAAAATCCTTATTTTCGTCGCAATTTTGTGACGAAATCACAAGTCAGTCACAAATTTGTGACAAAATTGTATGTAATAGAGCCTTATTTTTGTCATATATTAATCATTATTCCCTTCACAAATTTGTAACTGAATTGTGATGATCATCATGTCTTTCACAAATTTTGTTCACATTGATGAATACTGTCATAAAATCATCACAAAGCCATCACAAAATTGTTATGAACTTGGCCGTCACTGTTTTGTATTTTTCTTGTAGTGATGGTAAGGACAATACTAACTCGGCAGGCCAAATCATACGCCTAATGGGCTAATTATAACCCTAATCTTCCATGATATGTCGTGGTTCTCGTGGATCAcgttttataatatttatttatgatatttcttaaatttcactTTTTGTACAACTGATTGAAATCTATATAAAGACTACAACTTTTAGCCATTTTATCACCACATTCTTTTCTAAACTTTTTGCTATACCAAAGAAGAAAATATGGGTGTGAAAGGCAAGTTAATTGCTTCAATAGAGGTGAAGTGTGGTGGGCATTTAATTCATGATATTTTTCACACCAATACTCATCATTTGCCCAACGTAACCCCTCGTAAGATCCAGCGTTTTGAGATTCATGAAGGTGAAACCATAAAGAATGGTTCGGTCGTTAGCTGGAATTATAACGACGGTAATATATATTTTCCCTCTTTCTACATATGTATCAACTTTTTACATTTAGATATGTTTGGTGATATGACGAAAATCAATTTCCAAGAGAAATTTTTCCATGAAAAAGttattttgatgatatttgaTTTCCATTGAGGAATAGTTTTATATAGGGAAAATAACTTCTCTTATTTATCAGAGAAAGTCATTTTCCTAAtaactattttaatttttaacttcATATTATTTGCTTCCAAAGATTAATGTGCTTATAAGTTTCCATGGGTTCAGTTGAACAAATATTTTTATATGGAACATACATAGTTTATAATCACTAAAATTTTAACGAGTAATCAAGTTCTAACTCATTTTTCCATAAGTGAAATTGGTTCAATGTTGAAACATAAAAGTGGCACCCATCAAGTTTAAATCCTGGATCTGTCTCTCCTTACTCCAACTACTGTTTAGACATTATTAATCTTTTAGCGCACCAATAAGGGTTGTGGTGTAGTGGTTGATAGTACTTCATCCTTAACCAAGAGGTCTCGAGCTTGAGCCCCTTGGGTACGGAGTCACCATTGGTTAGGGAGTGCTTTGCCCCCCAATGTGGGACTACCCGACACAAATCCGGATTTAGTCAGACCTCAATGCAGGTACCGGATGGGAAAAAAAAACTTTATCATAACGCTCTCCAAttttttgaaatatgattgaaatttaATATATAGTTTCCATAAAATATTTTCACTCATCAACCAAACACCGTAAGACATTGTGCAAAGATTTTTTAGAATGGTTATCATAGAGAATTACTTCTGTCATTCCAAGCACAATACAATCTGGGGTTTTAGTACTAATTCCCATATTTTCTATAATTCCAAATGTTGTTTTGAGATTTTTAAAGTTAGTTCTATCCAGGAAAAATGTCGAAGGTCCAATCTTTCGTAACTTCAAAAAATTAAGTTTTGGagaaaataaaaaacaaagtAAAAATTAAAGAATTAAATGAGATGAAAACATGTCATTGTGAATAATTATATCTTTTATGAGGGTTTGGAAAGCTAAACTAGCCTAGTAATTTTCGACTTTATTGATTGTAGATGGGAAAGATAAATTTTCAAAGCAAGTGATTGAAGGCGTTGATCCCCAGAAGAAATCAGTCACTTGGAAAGTGATTGGTGGAGATCTGTTAGAGCTGTACAATTCCTTCTCCATTACAACAGCATGTGACCATCAATGGGTTACATGGACACTTGTGTACGAAAAAAAAACTGAAGACGTACCAGAGCCTCTTGCCTTCTTGGATTTTGGCATTCATGTGACCAAAGATACAGAGGGTCACCTCCTCAAGTAATAAGAATGTCAGTTCTATTAAATGGCTcatagccatatatatatatatgtgtgtgtgtgagttgtgtgATACTATTCAGCAATATTGGCTAGCGCTAGTTCTAGCTAGTGTGTGATATAAATAAGGTCGTGTTTGAAGGATATGCTACATATGTCACTCTCCTTCTAGTGATGCATTTTTAATGTTCAATATATGTAACATATCATGAATTTTTCACGTTTGAAATTACCTATAATAAAAGTGATTTATTTAGCAGTGTGCTATTCTCAAAGTGGGTGGTCAAGACAAAACAATAAGTATATCAGTCTATAGACAATTACAAAGCAAGCCTAGTTGCTTGAGGATTCtcaagaattgaaggagttgattTAGAGGAATCATTCAACCTTGTTGTGAAAGCAACAACTATAAAGATAGTGTTATCAATAGCTGTAGTTGAAATGGTTAAGTTATCAATAGCTGTAGTTGAAATTGTTAATTAGGTAGTTAGATGTCAAAATTGTATTTCTGCATGGACACTCTTCAAGAGTAAGTTTACATGAGTCAACCGCCAGGTTTTATTGATTCTAGGCATCCAAATTATGTTTGTCTGTTGAAGAAAATACTCTATGGCCTCAAACAGACACCTAGAGCTTGGTTTGACAGATTCAGACTTCATTTACTTCATTTTGGACTCAAATATAATAGAGCAGACTCTTCTCTGTTCACACTTCATTGTAAAATTCA from Lycium barbarum isolate Lr01 chromosome 10, ASM1917538v2, whole genome shotgun sequence includes:
- the LOC132614421 gene encoding kirola-like, with protein sequence MGVKGKLIASIEVKCGGHLIHDIFHTNTHHLPNVTPRKIQRFEIHEGETIKNGSVVSWNYNDDGKDKFSKQVIEGVDPQKKSVTWKVIGGDLLELYNSFSITTACDHQWVTWTLVYEKKTEDVPEPLAFLDFGIHVTKDTEGHLLK